A window of Ptychodera flava strain L36383 chromosome 1, AS_Pfla_20210202, whole genome shotgun sequence contains these coding sequences:
- the LOC139123921 gene encoding C-type lectin lectoxin-Thr1-like: protein MTFGVNAAIIICGLAIVYHGNEVCGAKSKTDRRLSLEKRNTEDPVLCDCVEYSFYHDRKTWDDAQQDCENNGGTLAIVNDQQTHDSIKQYISDNGFTSMVQGRGYWIGLMYLESSDTYKWVNDDVLIRGCDFEPWAPNEPNKKVKNGVTQNRVQMWKMRSFNWDDDFAYKTKSYICMNYVCPADQNCSACVQ from the exons ATGACTTTTGGTGTAAATGCCGCTATCATTATTTGCGGATTAGCGATTGTTTACCATGGAAACGAG GTTTGTGGAGCTAAGAGTAAAACAGACCGCCGCCTATCATTAGAAAAACGAAATACTGAGG ATCCTGTCTTGTGTGACTGCGTAGAATACAGCTTTTATCATGATCGAAAAACATGGGATGACGCTCAGCAAGATTGTGAAAACAATGGTGGCACATTGGCAATTGTTAATGACCAGCAAACTCACGATAGCATTAAACAGTACATAAGTGACAATGGATTTACAAGTATGGTACAAGGGCGGGGATACTGGATAGGACTGATGTATCTGGAGTCTAGCGATACATATAAATGGGTCAATGATGACGTCCTCATTAGAGGTTGTGACTTTGAACCTTGGGCTCCAAATGAACCTAATAAAAAAGTCAAGAACGGAGTGACGCAGAACCGTGTCCAAATGTG GAAGATGCGCTCCTTCAATTGGGATGACGACTTCGCCTACAAAACGAAGTCTTACATTTGTATGAATTATG TGTGTCCGGCTGATCAGAACTGTTCTGCCTGTGTTCAGTGA